TACAGATATGATGATCTTCAGACGGATATTACCTGGGTAACAGATAGAGTAGATAAAAGTTATTTTACGGAGGTAGGAATTCCTGCAGATAAGGTTTCTGAATTTATAGAATTTTCATTTGCCCAACAACCTCTGGTTCGTAGTTACGTAAGATCCAAAAATATATCCGGTGTTTTACTGAAAATGGAAGATCTGATTCCTGTTTATGTTGAACGTCTGCAGCAGCGTAAAAACCAGGAATAATGTTAAAAATTCTTAAAAAGGGAATGGAAATTGATGTAGATGTAACTTAAATATGCATCAAATCAATATTTTATGAACAAAAATAGTATCGCAGTAGCAATAGCGGCATTAGGCTTCGTTATTGGACTTGCCTTTTTAGGCAATGCTGTCAAGAACAGAAATAAATCCGAAAATACAATAGCTGTGACAGGACTTGGAACGAAACAGTTCGTATCTGATCTTATTACCTGGTCCGGAAGTTTTTCTAAAAATAACATAGATTTAAAATCAGCTTATGATGAGCTGGCATTGGACCGGAAGGTGATCCATGATTATCTGACCTCAAAAGGAGTGAAAGAAAATGAGATTGTCTTTTCTTCTGTAGATATTCAAAAACAGTTCAGAAGCTATAACGATTCCAACGGAAACTATGTACAGGGAGAGTTTTCAGGCTATAATCTAACACAGAAAGTCTCTATTGAAAGCAAAGATGTGGCAAATATTGAAAACCTT
This region of Chryseobacterium vaccae genomic DNA includes:
- a CDS encoding SIMPL domain-containing protein; the encoded protein is MNKNSIAVAIAALGFVIGLAFLGNAVKNRNKSENTIAVTGLGTKQFVSDLITWSGSFSKNNIDLKSAYDELALDRKVIHDYLTSKGVKENEIVFSSVDIQKQFRSYNDSNGNYVQGEFSGYNLTQKVSIESKDVANIENLSRNITEIINRGIEFTSSSPSYFYTKLATVKQEMIASATKDAKERAEKIAENSGSSLGSLKKATMGVIQITAPNSNEDYSYGGTFNTSSKEKEASITIKLEYQVN